The window CGTCAGCATGTCCTCCCAGGTTGAATCGTTCCCTGTCCGAAATGGTTTATATTTCACCAGTGGCTCTAGTTTGCTGGCCAAACTTTCGCCAGAGGAACTGTTTTCCTCGCGCAGGCGAGGCAATACCTCATCCAAGGTAAAGTCGGAACTTTCCTCAATTCCCGCTTCCACCACCCGAATCAAAGCCGAGATCTGCTGATCGCCCATCGTCTCAAAGACCGAGGAAAAAATGCTCGCGATCCTTGATGCAACTTCAAAGGGATTCTCTTCAATCATCGGACGAGACGGATCGATGAGTTGCCTTTGTCGTCGGAACGGATTGATTGGCAGCTTTTCTGTTTTGACAAAGTGGTCTCGAGGTTTGGCGATTTCTTGAAACCGTGATTCGGTTTGTTGTGGTAGAAAGCCATCGGTGTAATCGATGATGATCGAGTGCAGTCCTTGCCGCGCCATCTCCGCCAATAGGCATTGGATGCCATAGGTCTTGCCGGAACCCGAAGTCCCGAAGATCAACAAATGGCGATTGGGCAGTTGAGGATGACCATATTCCCAATACACCGGGTCGCCGTTGCTACGGGTACCAATCAATAAACGCTCGGGTACCGTTTTGAATCGGGCGCGGGTATTCGC is drawn from Gammaproteobacteria bacterium and contains these coding sequences:
- a CDS encoding DNA phosphorothioation-dependent restriction protein DptH; its protein translation is MIGTRSNGDPVYWEYGHPQLPNRHLLIFGTSGSGKTYGIQCLLAEMARQGLHSIIIDYTDGFLPQQTESRFQEIAKPRDHFVKTEKLPINPFRRQRQLIDPSRPMIEENPFEVASRIASIFSSVFETMGDQQISALIRVVEAGIEESSDFTLDEVLPRLREENSSSGESLASKLEPLVKYKPFRTGNDSTWEDMLTDLGHWVQILQLKGFAREIQKLVTEFTLWDLYDYVCNSGNKNRPIPVVLDEIQNLDHRSDSPIDKMLREGRKFGLSLLLATQTTSQFDQEQRDRLFQAGHKLFFKPANTEIDRFAQLLSQSTGLPKNDWSQRLANLKKGECWSLGPVRTSSGSLEEKPLLVSVTALEKRYLER